In a genomic window of Amphiprion ocellaris isolate individual 3 ecotype Okinawa chromosome 13, ASM2253959v1, whole genome shotgun sequence:
- the foxo4 gene encoding forkhead box protein O4, with amino-acid sequence MEESSVPPIDPDFEPQSRPRSCTWPLPRPDISAVKPEGADGTESAAGTPPADEDKPEPQQITSEPEKAAAAAEGGVVAGVGGAGATPRKGSSRRNAWGNQSYADLISQAIENSPEKRLTLAQIYEWMVKTVPYFRDKGDSNSSAGWKNSIRHNLSLHNKFLRVHNESTGKSSWWMLNPEGGKTGKAPRRRAASMDNSSKLLKSRMRAKQTKKQAGAAGLGGAGGVLQGDGNTGSAGADSPNSSQQFSKWGVNNSSPSSRGSLDDTDMWTTFRPRTSSNASTLSGRLSPIAPGQEDDDNLPEDGLLGRYAASSLTPTLTETLMEELDLIDGLTLMTGQQGGASPSTAPPAPPTPLPSASTLLPRGSSFPSFHQLQSSSLPQASTHTGTQASVSQCGPSSKEPSTFSNSLFNSMSSSGSRGSGHYSTHVPSSLEALLTSDSPPPTDVLMTQVDPLMPNPGGVGLMGLGTSVVGVRPKPNQLLLGKGLEPNPVAPIGLQAQLQSQQHHLHHQQQQQPQQQQQHQHQHHSQMGLGMILSVMSQDPSQLSALKAQHASVPAVGSHHGGPTAANPAANMQGMSQFGAPSCFPSGQDRLPTDLDIDMFTENLDCDVDYIINSDLMDGEGIDFNFDPIMPGGQGYAGTATTQGSAHNWVPS; translated from the exons ATGGAGGAGTCGTCGGTGCCCCCGATCGACCCGGACTTCGAGCCGCAGAGCAGACCTCGCTCCTGCACGTGGCCGCTGCCGAGGCCCGACATCTCGGCTGTCAAACCGGAGGGGGCGGACGGCACCGAGTCCGCCGCCGGGACCCCGCCCGCCGACGAGGACAAGCCTGAGCCGCAGCAAATCACGTCCGAGCCCGAAAAAGCGGCAGCGGCGGCCGAGGGCGGGGTCGTGGCCGGCGTGGGAGGAGCCGGAGCGACGCCCCGCAAAGGATCCTCCCGGCGCAACGCGTGGGGGAACCAGAGCTACGCAGACCTCATCAGCCAGGCCATAGAGAACTCCCCCGAGAAGAGGCTGACCCTGGCCCAGATCTACGAGTGGATGGTGAAGACGGTGCCTTACTTCAGGGACAAAGGAGACAGCAACAGCTCAGCCGGCTGGAAG AATTCAATTCGCCACAACTTATCACTCCACAACAAGTTCTTGAGGGTACACAATGAATCGACAGGAAAGAGCTCCTGGTGGATGCTCAACCCAGAAGGAGGGAAGACTGGAAAGGCTCCTCGCCGCCGCGCCGCCTCCATGGACAACAGCAGCAAACTGCTGAAGAGCCGCATGAGGGCCAAGCAGACCAAGAAGCAGGCGGGAGCAGCTGGTCTGGGAGGTGCTGGAGGGGTGCTGCAGGGTGACGGCAACACGGGGTCGGCGGGCGCAGACAGCCCTAATTCATCCCAGCAGTTCTCTAAATGGGGCGTCAACAACAGCAGCCCCTCTTCTCGTGGCAGCCTGGATGACACCGACATGTGGACCACCTTCCGCCCACGCACAAGCTCTAACGCCAGCACCCTGAGTGGACGCCTGTCCCCCATCGCTCCCGGCCAGGAGGACGACGACAACCTGCCCGAAGACGGACTGCTGGGAAGATACGCCGCCAGCAGCTTGACCCCCACCCTCACCGAAACCCTGATGGAGGAGCTGGATCTGATTGACGGCCTCACTTTGATGACCGGGCAGCAGGGAGGAGCCAGCCCCAGCACAGCCCCACCAGCACCTCCCACTCCGCTGCCCTCTGCCTCCACCCTGCTGCCTCGAGGCTCCAGCTTCCCCTCCTTCCATCAGCTGCAGTCATCCAGCCTCCCGCAGGCCTCCACCCACACTGGGACCCAGGCCTCCGTCTCCCAGTGTGGACCCAGCAGCAAAGAGCCGTCGACCTTCAGCAACTCCCTCTTCAACTCCATGTCCAGCTCCGGATCTCGTGGCAGCGGCCATTACAGCACCCACGTACCCTCCAGCCTAGAGGCGCTGCTCACCTCCGACTCTCCTCCTCCCACTGATGTCCTGATGACCCAGGTGGACCCCCTCATGCCCAATCCTGGAGGGGTGGGCCTGATGGGTTTGGGCACATCGGTGGTGGGTGTGAGGCCCAAACCCAACCAGCTGCTGTTGGGTAAAGGGCTTGAGCCGAATCCTGTGGCCCCCATTGGGCTGCAGGCTCAGTTGCAGTCACAGCAGCAtcacctccaccaccagcagcagcagcagccgcagcagcagcagcagcaccagcaccagcatCACTCTCAGATGGGGTTGGGGATGATCCTCTCAGTTATGTCTCAGGACCCGTCGCAGCTTTCCGCTCTCAAAGCTCAGCATGCCTCGGTGCCAGCAGTGGGCTCCCACCACGGAGGGCCCACTGCTGCCAATCCCGCCGCAAACATGCAGGGGATGAGTCAGTTCGGAGCTCCGTCCTGCTTTCCCAGCGGTCAGGACCGACTGCCCACTGACTTGGACATAGACATGTTCACCGAAAACCTGGATTGTGATGTGGACTACATAATCAACAGTGACCTCATGGACGGAGAAGGCATCGATTTCAACTTTGACCCCATCATGCCTGGAGGCCAAGGCTACGCGGGCACCGCCACCACACAGGGCTCCGCTCACAACTGGGTGCCCAGTTAA
- the ubl3b gene encoding ubiquitin-like protein 3b has translation MTTQRDLDMVHLRLILVSGKTQDFTFSPNDSATDIAKHVFDNWPAGWEEERVSSPSILRLIFQGRFLHGNVTLGALKLPPGRTTVMHLVARETLPEPNSHGQRNREKTTESNCCLLL, from the exons ATGACCACCCAGAGGGATCTTGATATG gTGCACCTCCGCCTGATCCTGGTCAGTGGCAAAACGCAAGACTTCACGTTCTCCCCGAATGACTCGGCCACAGACATTGCCAAGCATGTATTTGACAACTGGCCCGCAG gatgggaggaggagagggtgaGCAGTCCCAGTATACTGCGCCTCATCTTCCAGGGACGCTTCCTTCATGGCAACGTTACCCTGGGAG CTCTAAAGCTGCCACCGGGCCGGACGACCGTCATGCACTTGGTTGCCAGAGAGACTCTTCCAGAACCCAACTCTCATG GTCAAAGGAACAGAGAAAAAACCACAGAGAGCAACTGCTGCCTCCTCTTGTAA